The DNA segment AATGTCTGGCGTACCGGCGGCATCCACCGTGCATGCCGTGCTCAAGCGGCACGGGCGCATTGCCCCCGATGCCGGTCCGGGCAAGGCCTATGAGCGCTTCGAGAAGGAGGTGCCAAACCTGTTGTGGCAGATGGACTTCAAGGGCCGGCTGAAGCTTTCCTGCGGCCGCTGGTGCCACACGCTGACGGTTATCGACGATCATTCCCGCTTTGCCGTGGCGCTGGAAGCCTGTGGCGACGAACGCGCTGACACTGTCCAGGCGCGGCTGGAAAAAGCATTCCGGCACAATGGCTTGCCCTGCGCGATCTATGTCGACAACGGTTCGCCCTGGGGCTGTGCCGTCCCCGGGCGATGGACATGCCTGACCGTCTGGCTGCTCAAGCTGGGCATCCACACCCTGCACGCCCGCCCATATCATCCGCAGGCGCGCGGCAAGAACGAGCGATTCCACAGGACGCTGAAGGCCGAAGTGTTCTCGCTGGCAACCCTTCATGGCCTTGACCAGGCACAACAGGCGCTGGATCGCTGGCGGCATGTCTATAATCGCGAGCGTCCCCATCAGGCCCTCGACTTCAAGGTCCCGGCCAGCCGCTACACGCCCTCGGCGCGCAGCTTTCCAAAAACCCTGCCGCAGCCGGACTATGCGGCGGGCGAAATCCTGCGCCGGGTTGGCACCACGAAAGCTTACATATCCTTCAAGGACCGCCTCTGGCCCGTGCCTTCGGCCTTCCTCGGCGAGACCGTCGCACTCAGGCCGCGCGCAAGAGACGGACGTTACAGCGTCTGTTTCGGCGCCACCCAGATCGCGACCATCGACCTCAATGCCCAGCCAAATGTGTAAAGCATGTCTCCGAACACCTGTCAGGGATGTCTCCGGGCTTTACAACACGGGCGGGCATGAGGGAGGCGGGGGCAGCACCCGATAAACAGCCCGATGCTCTTCGCCACTGCTCCGGCGCGATAAAGCACGCGATAGTCGCCATCACGGAACAAAATCATCGCGCAGGGGTTGTTCTCCATAGACGGGAGAACAGCATGTTTCAAAGTCCTCAACAGCACAGCACCAGCGAAGGCCGCCGCAAACAATGTGTGCGCAGTCTTTCCCCCGCCATTGCCCTCATTGTGGACAAAGCCCAGATGGCCGGATGGAGCCGCGAAGAGGTGTTGATTGCGATTGCCGATGCGGCCGATCAGCAGCTGGCCGATCTTACCGGAACGGCGATGACGACAGTCGGCGGCCATGCCGATCCGATGACCGACATCCTGGATGAACCTGTGCAAAAGCGCCTGAGCATGCCCGCAAGCGGCGCGTTTCTTCTTGGTTAAACGGAATATTAACCACGTCGTTCTACTCTCACAGCATCATTCAGCCATGATCGGCAGGGTCGGCATCGCTTGTGCCGCTAGTCATGTTTTCAGCGCCTTAGCGTCGATCATACGGGTCACGTCAGCGGCGTTTAAAGACGCCTCTTCCGTCCATGTCTGAACTTTCGCCACCCTTGCGGACATCTGCACAGCGTGCATGTCCACAATTGGGACAGTGTATTTTGCGTGTGAGTGGGTGTATCCGTGGCGGACCGGTTTCGGGAGTTGGAAAGACCGCAGACAGGGCGGCTGAAGGACGTGGTCCTGATGGCGACCGTGACGGGTTTTGAAGGACTGCGTCATCCCCGCCGCACCGACCTCAAGCAATTTTCCGAATTGTTCGATCCGCTGTTTTCCGCCTCCAGCGACGAGGCCCGCCGCCAGGCTGCAGCCGCCCTCTCCCAATGCCCGCATGTGCCGCCGTCGGTGGCGCTGCAGATCGGCAATGCGCCGATTTCCATTGCCGCGATCTTCCTCACCCGTTCAAGCTCGATCGACGATACGACGCTGCTCAAGGTGATCCGCGCCCAGGGCCAGGCGCATGCCACCGCCATTGCCCGCCGCGACAATCTCTCCGTTCATGTGGTCGATGCCCTTGTCGAGCGCCGCCAGACAGCCACCGCCCCCGCTGTGACCGTCACGCCCCCGGCAGTGACGTCCAACGCCCCGGCAGCCGCCGTCGCCGCACCCGCAATGACGGCCGCGCCCACGCCGTCGCACCTGGCAAACGCTGCTTCCGCAGAAAAAGCCCCTGTGGCACAATCCACCATGGCACGCTCCGGTGACGTGCCGCTCGAGCGCCCGCCGCAGGCGCGTGCTGACGACATGACGACGGCAAAGCTGCTGCGCGAGGAAAAACTGCGCGGCGACCTGAAATCGCTCGCCCGCATCCCCCAGAAGGCCGCACCGGCGATGCCGGTGATCGAGCCTTTGGACGTGCTGCACGAGGCCCTGCTCGTCCGGTTCGCCCGCTCCGGCGAGGCCAATCTGTTTGCCGCAAGTCTTGCAGCAGCGCTGCGCTCGAGCCCGGACCTCGGCGAGCGGATCGTGCTCGACATATCCGGCCAGCAGCTCGCCACCACCTTGATCGCGCTCGACATGCACGCCGATGACAGCCTGTTCGTGCTTTGCGCCTTCTATCCTGACTTGAGCGAGCGTCTTGGCGGGGCGACACGCGGCGAAGCGCTGCTTGCGTCGCTCACGGCCGAAACCTGCCGCATCCGCGTCCAGGCCTGGCTGCAGTCGGACCAGAAGGATGGAACCGCAGCCGGGCATCAGGCCTACCTGTCGCCGGACCGGGTCAACGATCCGCGCCAGACGGCATCGCGCCCCGACGCAACCCGCACCGTTGCCGATCCCCAGTCGAAACGAAGTCTTCGCGGCCGCTGAGCTTTGCGCCGTTCAGTCCGGTTTTTTACGCCGTCACGTCGAACAGATCGCCGCGCGCATCCACCTCGATCTCCACCACCCAGCAATCCGGATCGAACCGGATTTCGCGGGCAAGGGCCGCATCGACCGCTTCGGCTTCGGCATTCTCCAGCCGGATCTCGAACAGCCGGCCGGGAGCCGGCTCGTCGAAAAAACTCTGCGGTGCCGGCCCATAGAGCGTTTCGGTGCCAAGCCTGGACCGTTGCCGGATGAAGATCGCGCCCGCCTCGCCCGCTCCCTTGCGCAGGACGGCCGCATAGCTGCCCAGGCCAAAAACCCGGCGAACGAGGGCGGAGACGAAGATTTCGGATTTCAGGCGCATGCATGGCTGATACACCGGGCGGAGCGACGGCGCAAACCGCTGTCTCCGTCAAACGTTGCGCGGTGATCGTGCGGCGAACGCTATCGGGCGCGACAAAAATCAGAGCGCGCCGATTTCCTTCATCTTCCGCAGCACCTTGTCGCTCGGCTGGCCGGTTTCGGGCAGGCGGTAATGCTTTTCGAAATGGCGGATGGCCGAGCGTGTCTGCTCGCCGGCCACGCCGTCGATCGAGACATCGGTATAGGCCAGGTTGCTCAGGCCCTTTTGAATGTTCATCACCAGCTCGCTGGAGGCGGGAATATCGGCCTTGGGGATATATTGCGGATCGATCTCTGCATTGCGGATCGCCGCCGCAACAGGATCGAGGTCACCCTTGCCGGCCTTGACATTCTCGTAGGGCCGCTGCGCCGGCTTGGCCGTAGCAAGCGTTTTGGCGCGTGTCTGCTGCGTGCCGCCAGAAGCCAGCGCGGGGGCCTGCAGGGCGGCGAGCAGGCTATCGCTCGCGGCGCCCGTTTCGGCGCGGCCCGCCTGTTTTTCAAAGCGCAGGATGGCAGCCGAGGTTTTCGGGCCGGTCTTGCCGTCGGCCGGGCCGTCATAGAGGCCGCGCCGTGCCAGTTCCTTCTGGATGCCGGAGACGAGGGCTGCATCAGTGCCATGGGCATCTTCCGGCGCGGACCGGATAACCTCAGACACAGTTTCCGTCTGCGTCTGCGTCTCCGGTTTGCGCTGTTCGATGCTGGCAGTCTCTTCGCCGGCCTCGTCCTCGCGCTGGATCACGAAGGTCGTCACCTTGCGCGGTGCAAGGCTATCGTCATCGGCCCCAAGCCTTGCCGATTGCGGATCGCCCGGCGGCAGGCGCGTACGCATGAGCGGCGACGGATGGACGCCGGGCTGGTACCACATGGCGTTGGCCGCAACGAAGCTGAAAGCGATGGCAAATGCCAGCGAGCCGCCAAAGGCGCGCGGATTGCGCGATGCCAGGCGGCCGGCGAAGGTGAGACCGCGCATCGCCAGCCGAAGGGTCGCAAGACCCGGGCGGCTTTGCGCCTTCTTTTTCTTCTCAGGCTGTTTTCGCTTGCGAGCCGTCATGACCTGCACCCCCGTTCACTCCATCGGCATCCCACCGGCTCGCTTCCGGATAGGTCTGGCCGTTCGTCTTGATCCGCGTACGCTCCTTCAGGCGCGGCGGAAACTCCACCATTGTCTGTTCCACAGGTTCCTGCTCGTCGATGCCGACAATGCCCGAGCCATCGAGCGCGATCGTCACGGTGATCACCGTGCCCTCGCCCGGACGGCTGCGGATGTCGAACTGCCCGCCATGCAGCGCCACCAGGCCCTTGACCAGCGACAGGCCAAGGCCGGTACCTTCATATTTGCGGGTATAGTCGTTCTGGATCTGCACGAAGGGCTGGCCGAGCGACGAGAGCTTGTTTTCGGCAATGCCGATGCCGGTATCGCTGACGATCAGGCTGAGATTGCCGCCGTTGATTTCAGCGTCGATCGTCACCAGCCCGCCGCGATCGGTGAACTTGATGGCATTGCCGACCAGGTTGATGAGGATCTGCTGGATGGCGCGCTGATCGGCATTGACCTCGCCGACGCTGCGCATGATCCGGCTGGTGAGCTGGACGCCCTTTTCACGCGCCTGCAGGCCAAGCATGGCTTCGCAGGCATTGACGACATCGGCGACCCGGAACGGTTCGGGGATCAGCTCGTAGCGCCCGGCCTCGATCTTGCTCATGTCGAGCATGGTGTTGACCACCGACAGGAGATGGGCGCCCGACTGGTTGATCAGCGATACATATTCGCGCTGCCGGTCGTTTTCGAGCTTGCCGAAATATTCGCCCGATAGAATGTCGGAAAAGCCGAGAATGGCATTGAGCGGCGTGCGCAATTCATGGCTGACAGCGGCCAGAAACCGCGTCTTGGCATCATTGGCGGTCTCGGCCAGCCCGGTCTTGTGGATGGCCTCGGCGCGCAGCCTGGCCTCTTCGGAGACGTCGCGCGACTGCACGAGAATGGCAAATTCGCCATCGACCTCGCCCAGCGCCGTCATTTCGCAGCGCATGTGGACGAACTGCTCGCCGCCGGTAAAGACATTGGGATGTTCCAGCCGGATATCGATGGTCGCCTGGCGATTGCCCTGGCGCAGCGCATCGATGGCCTGCATGAAGAGGATGCGGTCGGACACATGGATCTGCTCGATGAAACCGCGGCCGCCGGGATTGCGCATCCAGGCAAGATAGGTTTCGGCGTCGCGGCCATGAACCGATGTGACCGAGCCGCGGATATCGTGGATCGTCACCAGGCCTGCAAAACAATCATAATGGCGGGCGCCGTCATCAACCGGCAGATTCCGGCTTGCCGCCACGGCACGCACCAGCGTCCGGTTGCGCTGATAGGCAATGCCGCCGACGGCAGCGATAAGGGCTGCAGCGCCGACCAGGGCGGCACCGACCGGCAGCGCCAGCGATACCGGCAGGGCAACGGAGAGTGCGAGCGGAACTGTGGGAAAGGCAACCAGGGCCGTGGCGGCGACCGCCCGGATCACGGCGAACTCGCGGCTTGCCTCCGGCTCTCCCGCCAGCTGGCGGGGCAGCCAAAGGCGCGCGGCGTCGTCAATGCGCGACGCCATCCTGCCAGCCATGTTACGCAATACTCTCAACGTCTAACCCTGTACGCTCGTTCTTTTCCGGATCCCGTCATGGTTCCGTCCTTTTATAAGCAATTTTTCATATTCGACCTGAAACGGGCCTTTCGAATAATCGCTTTGCACATCCGAATTTCGCACTGGCGGCTTAATGAAAGGATAAATGAAACAGCGACAAATCCCGCGAAAGGCCCCCAAAGTCCCATTCCGGTACAAATCGCCGGGGCTTTGTCTTTTGTGGTTAATGGGGTGTAAGCGCCGGATTTTAGCTGGTTTTCGGCTTTGCATTAACCTGTGTGGCAGCGCGATGCGGCGCCGGATCCCGCGTTTGAAGCCTTGACAGGGCAAGCTTCGCCTTGAACCTTAACAGCGACCGTTAAAATGCGTGATAAATGCCATTCAAAAGCCGATAATTCCAATTTTAAGAAAAGACGGTGCAAATGCCAGCGGTTTTGGCAAAGGCATATTCCGAATCCCTGCCTAAGGTGTGATGACAAGGCGCCAAGGGAGCGAACCCGGCAGAGACCGGACGCAAGGTGAGTGCCTTACCAAAGGATGGGCAAGACAATGTGGTTTCTGATCAAAGGAACATTCTGGTTTTCGCTGGTGCTGGTGCTCCTGCCGTTTCTCGATCCGGCCAGCACCTCGACACTTGAACGCGGACCGAAAGTCGATGTCGGCGACACGGTGTCGGCTGCCACCGAAGCCTTCGGTTATATCAGCGCCATCTGCGTGGAAAAACCCGATGTCTGCGTCAAGGGCACCGAGACATTCGTGGCGCTCGGCCACCGGGCCCGCGAGGGCGCCAAGATCGCCTATCAGTTCCTCGACCAGCAATTTGCCGAACCGAGCGACGCCGTCACGACCGGCACGGTGACGGCCGCCGCCCAGCCTATAACGGACGCCCCTGCCGATCTCGCCGCCACCGAACAGGCCGCTGCCCAGCCCGAACCACTCTTCAACCGGATCCCGGTACCGGAAAAGCGCATCGACCCGAAGGCCTCCGTGGTTCAATAACGCGCACTGGCTTGCCGCTGCGGCTCTCAATACCTGTCCAAACTGCCGATTTGACCGCAGCCGCGAGGAACGCCCGTCCCTTAAGGCTCTTGTTTTTTGCAGTTCTCATTTTGCCGCCCATCCCCTATATGAACGGCATGAACCAGTTGCACACATCGCCGATCACCCCGCTTGCCGAAATCATCGACAATTGCGCCTATCTGGATGATTGGCAGGACCGGATGAGCTATGTCATCGAGCTCGGGCGCAAGCTGCCGGAGATGCCGGAAGACAAGCGCACGGCGGAAAACAAGGTGCAGGGCTGCGCAAGCCAGGTCTGGCTGGTCACCCATGCGAGCCCGGCGGCGGCCGACCCGATCCTTACCTTCGAGGGCGAATCGGACGCGCATATCGTGCGCGGCCTCGTCGCCATCGTGCTGTCGATCTTTTCCGGGCAGCACGCCTCCGATATCATCAAGACCGATGCGATCGACCTGTTTGGCCGCATGGGGCTGATCGAGTACCTGACGGCGCAGCGCGCCAACGGGCTGCGCTCGATGATCAAGCGGATCAAGGACGAGGCGGCCCAGCAGCTGGCTTCGTGATCCCGGCATCCGCTGCCTGCGGCCGAAAACCTTCATCGCCCCAGACGTGACTGCGCCTTGTATCCTTGCGGGGCGGCGCATAGTGGCGCGACAGCGCCATGAGTGCCGTGCGCAGCATCAGCTTGGCCGAGCGTGCCGGCCATTGCCGCTCGCGTTCGACGAGTTCAAGCCCTTTTTGAAAACAGCAGACATCGAGCGCCACACCGCAGAGTTCCGGCCCGATCGCCTCCATGGCCTTGCCGACGCGAAAGCGGGCGGACATGGCGCTATCACTGATCTCTGCCGCGCCGCCTGCCCCTCCCTTGGTCTTTGACGACAGAAGCGGCTCGTAGGCCATGGTCAGCCGTGGCTGCAGATGCGCGCGGGTAAAATCCGCATGCAATCTTTCGCCGGCGGCGATCGCCTCGGGCGGCAGGAAGGCCTTGCCGGATTTCTCCTTCAGGCGGGCGCAGGCGCCGAGCGGCGATTCCAGCTCATTGACCCGCACCGCCTGGCGGACACCCTCCACCGCAACGGTCTGCGTTTTCATCGCACGGTGCTGCTCCTGGAATGCCTCCGGCGAACCTAAAAGAGCGCGGCGCAGGAACGGCAGCGCCTCACGCGTTGCCCGCACCGTATCCGCCTCGAGCAGCACCAGCCCCAGCGACCGGGCCTGATCGAGCGTCGCCTGCAACATCGCGCGCGCCGGCTTGCCGGCCGGCCCGCCATCGCCGTCGAGCATGAGCGCCCCCGAAGCGTCTGCCTGTCTTAGCCGGAGCGGTGAGCGGGCAGCGGCAACCGTGCGGACGAAGCGGAGAAGCTCTTTTTGCAGCAGGGGTCCACCTTTTCCATCTGGTTCACGCATGGTCGCGGCCTCCCGGTGCACCGAAGAAGCAGGTGACGACGCGCTCCAGCGCGGCGATGAAGTCATCGAAGGCCTGATCGTCGCGCCGGTCCTCGACGACATTGCAGGCGTGGCTGACGGTGGTGCGGTCGCGCCCGAAGGAATAGCCGATATCGGTCAGCGAAATCTGCAGGATGACATGGCAGACATACATGGAAATCTGGCGGACATGGCAGCTGGTGCGGCGCCGGTCGCGCCGCAGAGGCACGCGCTCACCGACCAGCATCACCATCTCCGCCGTCACCTGGCGCACCAGGCGGCACCGGTGATGGGCGGCCACCGACAGAACCGGCCCCCACGGATCCTCCAGCGATCCGGTGCCCCAAGGCACAATGGCGGGATTGACCACCCGGGCGCGTGGCGCGGGCAAGGACTGTTGACGGGACAGGGATCGATGGAGAATATTGATAATGTGCATGGCTCACTCCTTTAATAGGAATTAATTCATACACCCTAGTGTGATTGCGGGGATAAAGAAAAGCACCTTGCCACAACCTCTCGTTGATTTTCCAACGGTTTTAAGGCTTTTCCTCAAAAATTATAGGTATATTTTCCTCGTTGCCATTTCTTCAGGATGGCGATCACGCAAAAAAACCGGCCTGTGTGAGACAGACCGGCTTTCCTGATAGGCAATATCGGAGCGGCGCTTACTTGGCGCGGCGCTTGCGGCGCTGGCCGAGGCCCATTTCCTTGGCGAGCCTTGAGCGGGCTTCCGCATAGGCCGGCGCGACCATCGGGTAGTCGGCAGGCAGATCCCACTTCTCGCGATATTCTTCCGGTGCCAGGCTGTGATGCGTCATCAGGTGGCGCTTCAGCGATTTGAACGTGCCGCCGCATTCCAAACAGGTGATCTGATCGTCCTGGACCGACTTGCGGACCGAAACGGCAGGCTTCGGCTTTTCGACGACAACGGCGACAGGAACCGGGCTGCTGGTGTTGTTCAGCGCGGCATGCACGTCACCGATCAGCGTCGACAGTTCAGCGACCGGTACGACATGATTGCTGACATAGGCAGCGACAATCTCTGCGGTCAGTTCAACCAAGAGGTCGTGGCCCGAGCCAAGCGGTAAATCCGTCATTTTTTCTTTCTCCTATCGGAATCACTTCAAAACGTGCCCGCGACGGGTTTATCGCGAACACAGCTAAACCATTTGAGAAAGTGTCCGAATACACGGATGTCCGGCGGCCCAGATGCTTTTTGCTTCTGACAGCCACAGAAAACCACGGGAACCGCATAATACTCCTAAATTCCGGGGATTGGAATCCATTACCAAAACGCAGGGACAACCCTGCGCCTCAAAGCAACGATCAATAGTCACAACCCATGCTGGAATTTCACAATGAAGTAATACGGAAATGGACACTTTGCCTTTACTCGATTAACATCAACCGGGCAAAAGTCCAATCATAATTTGTGCGAGATTTAGCCTATTGATCTTTAGGGGCAGCGCATATCGCCGCACAACCGGAAACATTACGATACATCTTGCGCAAGAGGCTACGCGCACTGGCAAGTAATGGCAATTTTACTTGGCATTCATCATACTGTCGCCAGCAATACCAAGACCTGCGCGCCAGATTTTGTAGCTGAAACCCCGCGCAGACATATGATCAAGAATCATGTGGAGGCATGCATCGCGGCAGAATGCGTTCGATTAAAGGCACGCGGCAATCAAACAAACGGATCACTGCCTGCGGGCGGCGGGCGGCGATTGCGGCATCTGGTCAGTCACGGACAGATTGGTGAGCCGATATCCCGCCTGATGGGCGGCCTTGGCCAGAAGATGGGCCGAGAGCGGCGCCGTGAGCACGAAAAACGCAAATCCGGCCAGGGCGCGCAACAAAATAGCGATATCCATCGCATGGATGCCTGCCGCCAGAAGCAGCAGGCCGGAGCCGATCGTGCCGGCCTTGGAGGCGGCGTGCATGCGGGTATAGAGATCGGGAAAGCGCAGCACGCCCAGCGCCGCCAGCACGCTGAACAGCGACCCGATGACGAGGAGCGCACTGACGGCAAGCGCCGTCACCATATCAAGTTCGCCTGCCATTACCGGGCTCCCTTCTGTTTGCGCCGCGCCGGCTTGCCACGCCTTGCCTTTTTCTGCGCTCCCGGCGGCACTGCGGCGGCACGATTGTTTCTTTCTGACGACAGTCCCCGTGCCAAAATGAAACGGGCAAAGGCGACGGTGGCGAGGAAGCCGACGAGGCTGAGCGCAATGGCGATATCGATATAGAGCGTGAAGCCGCTCTTGATGGCAAGGACCGCGATGAGGCCGATGGCGATTGCCACCAGCATGTCGAGACCCAGCACCCGGTCAGGCAAGGCCGGGCCGCGCACGATCTGAACCACGGTCAGCAACAGCCCGAGCGACAGGGCGACGAGCGCGAATGACGTGGAATAGGACAGGATGGCGGCAGCACTCATAGCGGAAACGCCTCCCGGATGCGGCGTTCAAAGCCGCTGGAAATCGCCCGTTTCTCGGCGGCCGGATCATGGCAATCCAGCGCATGGACATAGAGCGTCTTGCGGTCAGCGGATACATCGACCGACAGCGTGCCCGGCGTCAGCGTGATCAGGTTGGCCAGAAGCGTGATTTCGAAATCGCGCGTCAGGGACAGCGGGAACGCAAAGATGCCCGGCCGCAACCGCATATTGGGCCGCATCACCAGGATCGCCACCTTGATCGCCGACAGCGACAATTCCTTGAAGAACAGGCCTATCAGCAGCAGAAGCTTGACCGGCCGCACGGCGTGACGGACGGCAGACACCTGTTCGCGCACCAGCCACAGCGACAGCGCCCCGGCGGCAAATCCCAAGACGAGATTGGGCAGGCTGAAACTGCCGGAGACGGCAGCCCAGATGAGCGTCAGCACCAGATTGACGGCAAGCACGATCATGGCGCACCTCCCGCCGGAAAGACGGACTTGAGATAGGCGGATGGCTCGATCAGCGTCGATGCCGCCTGTTGCGCCAGATGCAGCAGGGTTTCCGGAAAGAGCCCGATGAGGCTGCTTGACACCGTCAAGGCAATAAGTGGCAACAGGGTGGTAAGCGTAGCAGGCACGGCAGCGGCCTGGCCCTCGCGCGGACGCCAATAGGCGAGCAGAAAGACCCGTCCCGTGGCAATCATGGTGAGGAAGCCAGAGACGAGCAGGATCGCCGCCAGCCAGGAAAAACCGCCATCGATCGCTGCCCTGACCAGCATGACCTTCGGCCAAAACCCGGAAAATGGCGGCAGGCCGGAGACCGAGAAGAACAGCATCAGCGACAGCGCCGCAAACAGCGGCGACTGGTGATAGAGCCCGCCTGCCGCATGCAGCGAGAAGCCGCCGCTCAAGCGTGCGGCCAGGCCGATCGCCAGGTAGAGCGCCGTCATCACCAGCATTGAATGGACGGCATAGACGATCACGCCGCCGATCGCGTCTGCGCCGCCAATGGCGATGCCGGCCAGCATGGCGCCGATGCCGGAGATCACGAGGTAGCCGAGCAGGCGGCGGGTGTCGCTCTGCGCCAAGGCCCCGAGCGATCCCGTCAGCATGGTGAGCGCGGCGGCCACCGCCAGCGCCAGGCTTAACTGCTCGCGCTCGGCCGGAAACAGCATGACGCCGATTCTGATCAGCGCATAGATCCCGACCTTGGTCAAAAGGCCGGCAAACAGCGCCGACACGACGATGCGCGGCGTGTGATAGGAGGCGGGCAGCCAGAAATTCACCGGGAAGGCCGCCGCCTTCATCGAGAAGGCGAGGACGTAGAGTGCCGTCAGCGTCACCAGCGGCGCCGTCATCTGCAACGCCGGCGCCCTGGCCGCGATATCGGCCATGTTGAGCGTGCCGAAGATGCCGTAGAGATAGCCGGTGGTGATCAGGAACAGCGTGGTGGCGACGAGATTGAGGAAGCCGTATTTGACCGCTCCGTCGATCTGCTCGCGCTCGGAGCCGAGGACCAGCAGGCCGAAGGACGAGATCAACAGCACCTCGAACCAGACATAGAGATTGAAGACGTCGCCGGTGAGGAACGCGCCGCTGACCCCCGCCATCAACAGCATCAAAAACGGATAGAAACCATAGCGCCTGCCGCTTTCATTGACATCGTCGATGGCGGCGACGGCGCCCATCAGCGCCACCACAGCCGAGGTCAGTGCAAACAGGGCGCCGGTGAGATCCACCGTGAAGGCGATGCCGAATGGCGGCAGCCAGCGGCCCATCACCATCGTCACCGGCCCGCTCTCTGTGACATGCCACAAAAGTGCCGCGTCGAGCGCCACCAGCACGATCAGCCCGAAGACTGCGATCAGCGGCTGGGCGGCACTCCTGTGGCGGATCATCATCAGGATGGCGCCGACGGCGATACACCAGGCGACGGGGAGGACGACCAGCCAGTCGAGTGCTGCCACCGGCTGAAGAACCAGGGCTGCGGCGAGATCGGCTGGAGATGCGGGAGCGGCCATGTCTGTCAGTATCCCAGCGGCGGCTGAACGCCATCCGGCTCGGCCACGCGCATGGCATCGGTATTGTCCGTTCCAAGGCTCACATAGGCGCGCCAGGACAGCACCAGCAGGAAGGCGAAGAACGAGAAGGAAATCACGATCGCCGTCAGGATCAGCGCCTGCGGCAGCGGATTGGCGGTGGCGGCTGCCGGCACATCGAGCCCCTCGCCGATCACCGGCGGCACTTCGCGCAGGATGCGGCCGCTGGTAAAGATCAGCAGGTTGACCGCATTGCCGAGAATGGCAACGCCGAGCAGCATGCGGATGATGTATTTCGACAGGAGCAGGTAGACTGCCACGGCAAGGAAGATGCCGGTCAGGACGG comes from the Pararhizobium qamdonense genome and includes:
- a CDS encoding Na+/H+ antiporter subunit E, producing MIVLAVNLVLTLIWAAVSGSFSLPNLVLGFAAGALSLWLVREQVSAVRHAVRPVKLLLLIGLFFKELSLSAIKVAILVMRPNMRLRPGIFAFPLSLTRDFEITLLANLITLTPGTLSVDVSADRKTLYVHALDCHDPAAEKRAISSGFERRIREAFPL
- a CDS encoding cation:proton antiporter — encoded protein: MSAAAILSYSTSFALVALSLGLLLTVVQIVRGPALPDRVLGLDMLVAIAIGLIAVLAIKSGFTLYIDIAIALSLVGFLATVAFARFILARGLSSERNNRAAAVPPGAQKKARRGKPARRKQKGAR
- a CDS encoding Na+/H+ antiporter subunit D, with product MAAPASPADLAAALVLQPVAALDWLVVLPVAWCIAVGAILMMIRHRSAAQPLIAVFGLIVLVALDAALLWHVTESGPVTMVMGRWLPPFGIAFTVDLTGALFALTSAVVALMGAVAAIDDVNESGRRYGFYPFLMLLMAGVSGAFLTGDVFNLYVWFEVLLISSFGLLVLGSEREQIDGAVKYGFLNLVATTLFLITTGYLYGIFGTLNMADIAARAPALQMTAPLVTLTALYVLAFSMKAAAFPVNFWLPASYHTPRIVVSALFAGLLTKVGIYALIRIGVMLFPAEREQLSLALAVAAALTMLTGSLGALAQSDTRRLLGYLVISGIGAMLAGIAIGGADAIGGVIVYAVHSMLVMTALYLAIGLAARLSGGFSLHAAGGLYHQSPLFAALSLMLFFSVSGLPPFSGFWPKVMLVRAAIDGGFSWLAAILLVSGFLTMIATGRVFLLAYWRPREGQAAAVPATLTTLLPLIALTVSSSLIGLFPETLLHLAQQAASTLIEPSAYLKSVFPAGGAP
- a CDS encoding Na+/H+ antiporter subunit C; amino-acid sequence: MEPVFAVLTGIFLAVAVYLLLSKYIIRMLLGVAILGNAVNLLIFTSGRILREVPPVIGEGLDVPAAATANPLPQALILTAIVISFSFFAFLLVLSWRAYVSLGTDNTDAMRVAEPDGVQPPLGY